The Enhydrobacter sp. sequence CGCTGTCGGACGGGCTGATGCGAAAGGAATATTCGTTGCGGCCCGGCCCCGCATGCTCGGTGATCTGCGGGTTCGAGGCGATGCCGGTGATCATCGGGATCCTGGCATCGGCGATGATCTTCATCGTGGCGAGATGGACCGAGCTGCAATGAGCGCCCTCGATCGCCACGACCTTGGCCTCGACGAGCTTGTTGGCGACGTTCACCCCTTCCGACGGGTTGCACTTGTTGTCGAGCACCATCAGCTCGACCTTGCGGCCGCCGAGCAGGCCGCCGGCGGCGTTGATCTCGTCGACGGCCAGATCGACGCCCCACATCTCCCATTCCGACGCGACCGCCGCCGGGCCCGTCTTGGGCGTCGAGACGCCGATCACGATCGGCTGTGCCAGCGCGGGCACGGCCCCGAGCAGGCAGGCGGCAGCGGCCGCCAACCAGGTCTTCATCTTCATCATGCTCCTCCTCACACGCTCCCTGTTGTTCCATTTGTTGGCATGCTGGCCGGCATGCCCAGCAGCCGCGAGATGCGCAGCGCCGCCGCCGTCACCAGCGGCTCGACGCTTGCAAGCGTCAGGCCCGAATCGAGATACTTCGGAAAGGCAACGCTCAGCGCCGCGACGACGGCGCCGGTCCGGTCGCGGATCGGTGCGCCGACCGAGAGCACGCCGGGAATGTTCTCCTCGTTCACCAAAGCAAAGCCTTGCCGTCGCACCTTCGGGAGCAGGGCGACGAGCGCCGCGGGATCGGTGATGGTGTGCGGGGTGATGGCGGCGAGCCTTCGCGTGCCTACGACCTTGCGTGCCTCGTTGTCGCTCAGCGACGCCAGAAGGACCTTGCCCGCGCCGGTGCTGTGCAGGGGCATCTCGCTGCCGGGACTGACCCTGATCGCGACCGGGCCGTCGGCCTGCACGGCCAGCAGATAGATCGCGCGGCCGCCGCGCAGCACCGAGAGAAAGCCGTTCAGGTGATGGTCGTGCGCCAGCCGCTCCAGCTCGCGCCGGGCGGCGACGACATAATCGAAAGCCCCTTCGCCCGTCACGCCCAGCGCCAGCGTGCGATGGCCGAGGCGATAGCGCGACGTGTCGTCGTTCTTCTCGATGTAGCCGCGCGTCGCCAGCGAGCTCACGAGGCGCTGCACCACGGTGGGACTGAGCCCCAGGCGGCGCGCGAGCTCGCGCACGCCGAGCTCACCGCCTTCGGCCGCGATGGTTTCCAGCACGTCGAGCCCGCGCTCGAGCGACTGCGAGCGCGCACTCGGCCGGGGCTCGGCTCGCGCCGGCTGCGGCCGCGGCGCCACGATCACCCGTCGCCCGGCGATCCTGGGTGCGCTCATGGCATGTGTGCCGAATATCGGTACATCGTTTCGATAGTTGCAGCGTCACAGAATTCTTGATTATCTGTCAACCGCCTGGTCCAGGAATTGCACAGTCGCGACGACAATGACCATCGACGCCGGCTATCTCCTTCAGCTCACGCTGAACGGCCTCGCGCTGGGACTCCTCTATGCGCTGATCGCCGTCGGCCTGTCGCTGATCTTCGGCGTCATGGAGATCATCAACTTCGCGCATGGCGAGCTCCTGATGCTGGGCGCCTTCGCCATGACCTTCGCACTCCCGGTGGTGGGCCTGCTCTACTGGCCCGCTCTCGCCGCCGCCATCCTTGTCGCCATGCTGGCCGGCCTGCTGATCTACGAGATCCTGCTGGCGCGGCTCAGGCCGGACGAGTTCGAGCGCAGCATCCTGATCACGCTCGGTCTCTCGATCGTCCTGATCCACACGGTGCAGTATTTCTTCACCGCGACGCCACGCATGGTCGACACGCAGTACGGCTTCTCCGGCATCGCGATCGGCAGCATCCGGCTCACCTGGACCCGCGTGATCGGCGCCGCGGCCGCGGTGGTCGCCTTCGCGGGCCTCTACCTCACCTTGCGCTTCACCCAGTTCGGCCGTGCCATGCGCGCCATCGCACAGAACCGCGAGGCGGCCCTGATGGTCGGCATCCGGCCGCGCGTCGTCGCGCGCAACGCGATGATCCTCGCCACCGGGCTCTGCGGCCTCGCCGGCGCGGCCCTGGCGCCGATCCAGCTCGTCACACCCTACATGGGCCAGTTCCTGATCTTCAAGGCGTTCGCGCTGGTGATCATCGGCGGGCTGGGCAACATTCCCGGCGCCGTCGCGGCCGCCGTCGCGCTGGGCTTCGTCGAGAGCTGGATCGGCGGCTTCTTCAGCGCCGCCTGGCAGGAAGGTGCGGTCTTCGTGCTCATGATCGCCGTGCTGATGCTGCGGCCGGACGGCCTGTTCAAGCGCGGAGGCATGCGCGTCGGATGAAGCTTGCCGCCGCTCTGGTCGCGGCGCTCGTGCTCGCCGCGCTGCCGTTCATCACCTCGTCCAACTACATCATTGGCGTGGGTATCTCGGCCCTGGTCTTCACCGTCGCCGCCGCGGCGCTCAATCTCGTCTACGGCTTTGCCGGCCTGCTGTCGTTCGCCCAGCTCGGCTTCTGGGGTATCGGCGGCTATGCCGCGGCGCTCACGGTCGTGACCTTTGGCGGCTCGTTCTGGCAGGGCGTGCTGTGGGCGGCGCTGCTGAACGGCGCGATCGCGCTCCTCGTGGGATACCCGATGCTGCGCACCAACCGGCATGCGTTCGTGATCTCGACGCTGACCTTCGCGCTGCTCGTCACGCTGGTCGCACGCGACTGGGTGAGCCTGACGCGCGGGCCGCTCGGCATTCCCAACCTGCCGCCGCCGCATGCCCTCGGCCGGCGCTTCGATACACCGGCGAAATTCTATTGGCTGGTCTGGGTCTTCGCGGTGACGACGGTAGCGTTCCTCTATGCGCTGTGCAGCTCGCGCATCGGCCGCACGCTCGTTGCGATCAAGCAGAACGAGCCGCTGGTGCGCGCGCAGGGCATCGCCCCCATGCCCTACAAGCTCACCGCCTTCGCGCTCAGCGCGGCCATCACCGGAGCGGCCGGCGGCGTGTACTGCTTCCACCTCCGGATCATCGATCCGACGTTCCTCGATTTCTACTACATGCAGACCTTCCTGATCATCGTGATCATCGGCGGAAGCGGCAGCTTCTGGGGCGTGATCGCCGCCGGCATCGCGCTTTCCGCCCTGCCGGAGGTGCTGCGCTTCTCCGAAGATCTGCGCATGATCATCTACGGCGTGATTCTGGTGGTCGCCATGTTCGTGATGCCGGCAGGCGTCGCGGGCTGGCTGCGCGAGCGCAAGCTCGCCGCCGTGCGTGAGGCCCTGCGATGAGTGCGATCCTGAAACTCGCCGGGCTGCGCAAATCCTATGCCGGCGTCCATGCGCT is a genomic window containing:
- a CDS encoding IclR family transcriptional regulator: MSAPRIAGRRVIVAPRPQPARAEPRPSARSQSLERGLDVLETIAAEGGELGVRELARRLGLSPTVVQRLVSSLATRGYIEKNDDTSRYRLGHRTLALGVTGEGAFDYVVAARRELERLAHDHHLNGFLSVLRGGRAIYLLAVQADGPVAIRVSPGSEMPLHSTGAGKVLLASLSDNEARKVVGTRRLAAITPHTITDPAALVALLPKVRRQGFALVNEENIPGVLSVGAPIRDRTGAVVAALSVAFPKYLDSGLTLASVEPLVTAAALRISRLLGMPASMPTNGTTGSV
- a CDS encoding branched-chain amino acid ABC transporter permease; the encoded protein is MTIDAGYLLQLTLNGLALGLLYALIAVGLSLIFGVMEIINFAHGELLMLGAFAMTFALPVVGLLYWPALAAAILVAMLAGLLIYEILLARLRPDEFERSILITLGLSIVLIHTVQYFFTATPRMVDTQYGFSGIAIGSIRLTWTRVIGAAAAVVAFAGLYLTLRFTQFGRAMRAIAQNREAALMVGIRPRVVARNAMILATGLCGLAGAALAPIQLVTPYMGQFLIFKAFALVIIGGLGNIPGAVAAAVALGFVESWIGGFFSAAWQEGAVFVLMIAVLMLRPDGLFKRGGMRVG
- a CDS encoding branched-chain amino acid ABC transporter permease, with the translated sequence MKLAAALVAALVLAALPFITSSNYIIGVGISALVFTVAAAALNLVYGFAGLLSFAQLGFWGIGGYAAALTVVTFGGSFWQGVLWAALLNGAIALLVGYPMLRTNRHAFVISTLTFALLVTLVARDWVSLTRGPLGIPNLPPPHALGRRFDTPAKFYWLVWVFAVTTVAFLYALCSSRIGRTLVAIKQNEPLVRAQGIAPMPYKLTAFALSAAITGAAGGVYCFHLRIIDPTFLDFYYMQTFLIIVIIGGSGSFWGVIAAGIALSALPEVLRFSEDLRMIIYGVILVVAMFVMPAGVAGWLRERKLAAVREALR